Below is a genomic region from Miscanthus floridulus cultivar M001 chromosome 1, ASM1932011v1, whole genome shotgun sequence.
GGGGTAGAAGTGGAGGCGGAGGATGTGGTGCCCGCGGCGACGGACGGCGAGGTCGTAGGACGCGCGGCAGGAGAAGACCCGCGCGGAGGCATGGAgcggggacggcggcggcggggagccaGGCGGCGCCGCAGAGGAGAGGGACGGGGAGGAGGACCGGAGGCGGGTGGACGCGCAGCCGGAGTCCGGCACGAAGCGGCGGCCGTCGGGGAGGAcggccggcgccgccgcgccaCACGCGAGGAGGTGGTTGTCCACCGGGGCgaagcgcgcggcggcggcggcgaagcagAGGGCGCCGATGAGTATGAGGCCGAGGGCGAGGCGGCGCGAGGTTGGTGgggcggccatggcggtggggGACGGCGAGGTGGTGGTGGATTTGGTTGACGATTTGTTGAGCTGTGGGAGGGGGGGAGAGCGCCGAAATGGCGTTGGATTGGTTGGGGGACAGCTGGAGGTCGGCGGGCAAGGCGGAGTGGAGGAATCAATTCAGCGCGTCGAGCTGGGGGAGACGACTCGCTCGGGTGGCGTGGAGGGGCTACGCGTTGTGGCCGTGCCGGTGCGGTGGTTTGATTTGGCTTGGTCAGTCTTGGACGCGTCGGTCAGTGTGGTGTGCGGCCGCGTTATCTCGTTGGGCCATAAGGTTTTACTCGTGAGCGTCCAGGTTTGTGATGGGCTGGACTGAAAGTAATATCCAAGATTTGGCCCAAACTCTTCAATGGTATCTCTACCTCTATTTATCTATCTACCCCTATGATACACTACTCTAAATTATTCTATAGCCATTGAACAAATCTCATCTCTATAGTCATAAACTAAACTACGTCCATCCCATAAAACGTCTCTATAGTCATAAACTAAATTATACCCACCTCATGGTCCTCCTTTGGATCTGCAGTGCCCCCTCACGACGGTCCTCCTTTGGAATCTGCAGTGCCCCCCTCAACCAGTGCCCTCAACGTAAACTTATGTAGCTACTACTACTACATAGTCTGTACCAGCGTACATACCAATGGATTCAAACATTCTTTCGAGAATCGGCGCAGAGAAAAGGAACATCCAGGATTGATGTTCCATCCACGTAACCCGTTCAGGAAACCGATCTACAGGCTGCAATAGTCCTGCTGACTCCCTCCAAATCGAATTCGTGGATGGAGTGCATGGAGAGAAGAGAAGGCGAACTCACGGGACAAGGAGCTGGAAGTGCTGGCGGCTCCGGTCGTGGCCGCTCGCCGCCCACCGTCCTCCGCtcccggccgcttgccagcaacGTCCTGGGCGGGTTTAGGATTCAGACGTGTCGTCCTCCGCTGCGCTTCCTCCGTCGAGGCCGCCCGTTCGCCGGCAACGTCGTCCGCTCACTGCAGATCGAAAGAGAGGAAGGATCGTCGAATGTGGTTGAGTAAAGAGAGAATACGTGAGTTAATTTGGTGCGTATATTTTTAGTGTAGTCTATTTGTGTGTGCGTTTTGTGGAGTGAACGTAGTTTAGTTTATGACGATAGAGGTGAGATTTATTTTATGGTTGTAGGATAATTTGAAGTGGTATATTATAGGgacagagatagagatagagatttaAATCTTTTACTCCACATGTGTGCTTGTATTTACGGCCGATCATTCATCTATGTTAGTGCATGTGCATCATTGTGCTTCGTAGAAATAAAACATTTGTTGATTAACGGTACCTTCGTCTAAAAAAATATATGCAATTATAGGCTTGAATTgagtcaattttttttttaaaatttaactaaattCATATAAAATGTTGTTAAAATTGATGACACCAAAACATTTCCTAAACCTTGGGCACCTACAGTAGTAGGAGTCAGGTACGAACTCTTAGATGTTATCATATCATATATGTCTAGATATTATCTTTTTGTATATATCGTACATTTAGTAGATTGGCCCACATGCTGCAGACCAACGGAGCTCGGCGGGCTGGGGATCACGGACATCAAGCTGACGGGTTACGCCCTGCAAACACGCTGGCTATGGCTGCAAAAAGCCGACCAGGACAGAGCTTGGAGCCAACTGCCGATCAAGACATGCCCCCAGGTGCAAGCTTTCTTCAAGGCGTCCACGTACTCGGTCGTCGGCAACGGGGAACAGACGTTCTTCTGGGAAGATAGATGGCTCAACGGAGAGTCGGTGGGCGAGTTCGCGCCATGTCTTCTCAGTTTGGTACCGCAAGCAATCCGTAGCTGACAAACACTGAGCATGGCCATGAACAACAAGACCTGGGCACGGAGCTTCACCGGTGGAATGTCCATGCAGGCGATCATCGATTACCTGCACCTATGGCAACTGCTGGAGGGCGTCCAGCTGACTGGAGAGCGAGACCGCACGATGTGGCGCTGGACGGCGAGCGGCGAGTACACGGCTAAATCAGCCTATACAATGCTGCACGCTGGCTCATCTCCATTCCCCGGCCACAAACTCATTTGGAAAACATGGGCACCACTCAAAGTAAAGATCTTCCTATGGCTGGCCATGCGTCGGCGGAACTGGACCGGCGACAGGAGAAGAAGACATGGTCTTGAAGCCCGGGAAAACTGCTACCTCTGCGACCAAGAGCCCGAGACTATCGATCATATCATGGCGACTTGCTCCTTTACCAGAGAGATATGGTTCTTGGTGCTCAGGGCCCTGGAAATCCAATCGCCTCAGGCCGCAGTCACCACCTTGGGCTGGTGGCGACGAATTCGGGCAGCAGCACCCGGTGAGCGAAGGAAATGTCTCGACACGCTATTCGCCCTCGTGTCCTGGCAGCTGTGGAAGGAACGCAACGCGCGGTGTTTCAGAAGCTTGACAGCTTCCATCGCCGAGACGCTccacatgatcaagatcgaagctAATCGTTGGATCGAAGCGGGAGCTCAGGGCCTACGTTGCCTGGCGCAAAGATGACAGCTGCCTCTCTTCTAATCGAAACTTCGATGTGCTTAATTACAATGTAGTCACCAAACAATTGTCATTGCCGTCTACGACATTCTTGTAACATAAACCTTTCTTCTTCTAATGCAAAGATACGCACTCTCGTGCGCATTCGCGAAAAAAAAGTGTTCCTATTAAAAGACATAGAGAAGATATATACTGGTTCACGCAAAAAGCTTAGCTCTTAAAAGACATAGAGAACATAAACCTTTCTTCTTCATGTGGTATGTATAGCTTAGAGCTAGCCGTTGAAAGTgccatatcataaatattagtatttatatAGGTTTGATTAAACTTTAAATTGTTTACCTCCTCGAGAAGCAAGAAACAAGTTCAATGTTTTAGGACGAAGTCAGAAATACTAGTTGTATTCGTATCGTCTTCCTGTTGTATGTAAGTCAATTTCAATATGTTTTGTGGGATCAAAACAAGCAGCGGAAACATGGATTCCCTGCTCGACCGGTCAGCCGCTCTGTGTTCGACTATGCCCACGTCGGTGGATGCTAACCAAGAAGCATAACATAGCGAGGCAAAGATTCGGAAGATAAGTCTCCACTAATTGCAGCATGATGACAGTTCTTTGTTTAAGTGGAGAGTGCGCGTCACTATCACACGACTTTTCTTCCATCCCAACCCTGAACCGCGTTCCGATTTCCACACTTCGCCCTGGGCTCCACGGCAACCATTGATCCAGCTTAGAAATTGCTTATTGCTCAGAGCCAGTTACGTGCGTTCCCTTTAAGTAGTCTTATTATGACCAAACTGAAAGTCTGAAACCTTCACCTCACATGCAGTCCTTGGGGGAACATCGATAACTAACTGAATGGATCTTTTTTTTTATAGAAATTGGAGGGGCTCAGGAGCACCTACTGAAATTTATTAAACTCAACCAAGAGGGTTACAGAGGAGATACAATTTAGGCGAAAAAGAAGTAAAAGGAAGAGGAGAAATTCAGGAAACATAAAACGAAACAAAAGAAAATTAGAGCTATTACACAACTTGCTCTAACCATAACTCTATTGATTGAAAGTATTTCTTCTTGGCCCTCCACAGGAGGAGGCTGAAGGTATGCTTGAAAATTTGTGAGCAACGAAGACTGCTAGCAGGAATGCCTCTGAAAACAACATCGTTCTTGATTGCCCATATGCTCCAACTCATAACGATGATAATTTCCATGAAGAAGGGGACATTTAACTGCATTCTGAAATCTTCAAAATTCTGGTAGGGGTTAAGAGGGTTGTTTACTGTCAGTCCAATCAAGCCCCAGCATTCTCGAGCCATTTCACTGTCAAGGAACAAGTGCTCCACTGTCTCTTCAAGATTATGAGCACAGAGCACGAAATTGAAAGAAGCCAAATGAAAGTTTTTCCTTTTTAGAATACTACGCATGCTAAGTCTGTCTTGAGAGAGCagccagaaaaaaaaaactcgtgGTTGTGCTGACAAGAAGACTTCCAAATCCATTTGAAGATTGGATGTGACCAACTCGATTATGAAAGATGGCGATAAGCTCTCTTAGAAGAAAAGATGGAGGTTCCTCAAATATATGTCTAGGTATCTGCACCATTCACCATCTGAAGGTTTTGGAGAAGATGTTCAATCTGCTGGAACTGATCAAAAGCCTCAACCGTCAAAGGAAGATTAAAGAGAGAAGAGGCAGTGGTGACAGCAACTGCAGTTTTGAGAGAAATGTCTGTTTTTTTAACAAAAGAGTAGAGATCAGGGAATGTCAGTTTTAGAGGTTGTCCCTGCCAGCAATCATCCTAGAGAAGGCATGAGGAGCCATCTGCAACTGCTACTGAAGCCATTCCTTTAAACTTGTCCAAAAGTTTCAAAATATCTTTCCACCAAAAAGACCCCTTCTTGATATGATTTGGGAGTTTGCCATTTCTATAATATTTCTCCCAAATGAGATGCACCCAGGGGATATCAGCTTTATTGAAAAATTTATGAAGATTTTTTAGCAGTAAAGCTTCATTTTGGGTCTTGAGGTCTAAAACTCTCAGCCCACCATCTTCCTTTGGTCTTGTAACCATAGGCCAGGCTGCCTTAGCATTGATTCTGTTACTTTCCTCTTCTCCCCTCCACAAACAATGTTTTCTAAATTTGTCCACTTGATCTCTTATGGAAACATGTAGATGAAAGGTGCTCATAAAGAAGGTTGGGAGGGAAGTAAAGATTGAATTTTTTATCTGCAGTTTTCAAGCTTGGGAGAGGAATAAAGAAGTGCATACTAGCCTTCTCTCATATCTAGAAACCAGGGGCATGAATTCTTCAACCTTTGGCTTGGTGAGCCCCAAAGTAGCCCCAGGTAAGTGAAAGGGAGGCTGCCAGTTGAACATCCAAATGTGGCAGAAAGGTGCTTTAGTTTTTCTTCAGACAGATTAATTGGGACCATCATGGATTTTGAAAAATTCACTTTTAGTCCAGTAGAGGCAGCAAAAGTATTGAAGAGAGCCTTAAGAATAAACAGTTTGTCTACCACACCCTTCCATGATGACCAAAGTGTCATCAGCATACCGGAGGATTGGAAAATCATTTGTATATTGTAATGGAATTGGAAGGTTGAGCAATCCTTGATCCTTAGCTTTATTGATAATTGACTGTAGGTGGTCAGCAGCTAGCACAAACAACAGGGGAGAGAGTGGGTCTCCCTGTCTTACTCCCCTCTTGCAGTGAAAGACTTTTCCTGGAGTGCCATTTAGCAGTACTGAGGAAGTGCCAGAGTCAAATATCAACTTCATCCATGAAATCCATTTATCCCCAAAGCCTTTTTTCTTCATAATCTCCAACATAGCCCCATGCTCTATTCTGTCAAATGTTTTCTCAAAATCCAACTTGAGAATCACTAAGGGCAACTCCAACCAAACTCCTATTTGACCCCTCATCTTATTTTGAGACCTCAAACACATCAAAAACCTCTCCAACCAAGCCTCGATGGATGAGGgactctcatttctctctcctgAACCCCTAGATGTAGGAGTCCCTCATCCTGCTTTCTCTCTTCCCATAAAGCTGACAAATGGGACTGATAAATAGGATCCATGACAATACAGTGTAAAGTAGAGAAAAATTAGGAGATCAGTCGGAGTGTGCAGAGGAGTAGGGGATGGAATATGGATGAGGACTCTCATTTGAAGGAATAGGGGGGTAAAATTTGAAGGTTTGGTTGGAGTTGCCCTAATTCCTTTTTAGAGGTGTGGCACAGACCATGCCAGACAGACAGACTGACGTTGAACACACGTTGCAACCACTGAACGAGATATCCCCACCGAGATTTCTTCTGGCCAGCTTTCTTTCTTTGGCACCTCGCCCTGTTCTACACTATCTGCTAGTCTATGCGTGGTCTGGTGTGAGTGTGACCACCAGAGAAGAAGAAAATGGCCGCAAAAGTTTTGTTGCCATGCGAGTAGTCGTACAGGCGCCTAAATTATGTAGCTCAATCAATCAGACAGACACTGGTCAATTTGCTTTGGCCGCATGCACACACGCTTACAACGATATCCGTGACCCCCTGATGCAGACCCGCAGAGTGTAGGGACAGCAGAGAATTTGGATCGCATTCGCAGGAGTTTTAGGTTGCAGAGTTCAGAGCACATTCACCAGCAGCTCTGAATTTCTTGGCTGCTGTGAATCTGTGATAACGTGCTCTCCTATCTATAATACTGTCAAACTAAGCAACGATAACAAAACAGTGATTAGTACACTCCAGTAGGTGACTCGGATTGTTTGCAGAGGCCGGTCCGCCGGCACCACCAGCCGCTCATCATCGGCCCTCGCCGCTGCTGAGCTGGGAGAACACCTTGCTGTTGGCGACGCCCACGTCTGTGACGACCGTGTCGTCCGGATCGTCCGTCGTCATGAAGCTCGTCGACAACGGCACCCAGCGCGGGACGACGACGTCCTCGGGGAACTGCGCGCCCACGGCGCCGCTGTCCTCGAACGCGTCCCGCCGCACGTGCGTCTCCTGCAGCTGCAGGCAGTACTCGAGGTTCCACAGCACGTCGCCCATGGACGGCCGCTCCAGCCCGTAGTCCGCCAGGCACCGCTCCGCCGTCTCCGCGAACTTGCGCAGCGAGTTCTCGTTCACCTCCCCGAGGATCCGCGGGTCGGCGATCCGGTCCAGCTGCCCGCGCCTCTGCCACCCGACGGCCCACTCGGCGAGGTTGATCTGGTCGCGCTCCAGCGCCTGGTCGATCACCGGCCGCGCGCACAGCACCTCGAACAGCACCACCCCGAAGGAGTAGACGTCGGACCGGTCCGTCAGCTGCTGCGTCTTGAAGTACTCCGGGTCAAGGTACCCGAAACTGCCCTTCACCGCCGTGCTCACGTGCGTCTCCCCGAACGACGGGCCGATGCGCGATAGCCCGAAGTCGGCCACCTTGGCGATGAACCCGTCGCCGAGGAGGATGTTGGTGGACTTGACGTCGCGGTGGATGATGTTCTCGGAGTAGCCCGTGTGCAGGTAGTGCAGCCCCCTGGCGGCGCCGATACACACCTCCAGCCGCTGCTTCCACGACAGCGGCGCCTCCCCGTCGGAGTCCGGCCCGTACAGGTGGCTCCGCAGCGTGCCCTTCTCCATGTACTCGTACACCAGGATCATCTCCGCCTGCTCGTTGCAGTAGCCGATGAGGGACACCAGGTGCCGGTGACGGATGCGGGACAGCACCACGATCTCCGTCTGGAACTCCGGCAGGCCCTGCCTGGACGCGCGCGTCGCGCGCTTTACCGCCACGCGGGTGCCGTCGCGGAGCGCGCCGCGGTACACGTTGCCGAAGCCGCCCACACCGATGAGGTTGCGCTCGTGGAAGTTGTCGGTGGCCGACCTCAGCTCCTCCAGCGGGATGTGGAGCTGCGTGCTCACCCTCTGCATCGCGCCGGTCGTGCCCTCGCCTGACCTGCTCGACGGCTCTAGCACCCACCCGAAGCTTTCCTGCGACCACGGCAGCGGCTTGCTGCTCTCCTTCTCCAACGGcgccggccgcgccatccgcctttTTCTCCGCACGACGAAGAACAAGCAGAGCGCGGCGGCCGCGAGAACCGAGGCGCCGAGCACGGTCGAGAGCGCGATGATCAAAACTCTCCTGCTGCTACCACGTGACTCCGAAGGTCGCACCTTCATGATCTCCAGCCCGTTCAGGAAGCCCCCTTGGCTGCTCTTGGCGGACATGCCGATGCTGACGGTGAGGTTCCCGGAGATGGGCGCCGTGGCCTCGTAGTCCATGTATAAGGCCGTGTTCGCCTGCGTCTGTGTGGGCGTGAAGTCTTGGGTGCCAATGGCTTGAGCGACGAAGACGTTGAACACGATGACGACTCCGAcgacggagctcggcggctcgtaGTCGCAGAAGTGGAGACGGACGAGGTAGTTGGACCCCGGTTCCGCCGAGAAGGTCCACGTGACGTTGAAACGCGGAGGTACCGCCCCTAATCCGGCCGCCGACACGTTCGCGGCGCGCTGCGTCTTGTAGACGACGTCGGGCGCCAACTCCCTGGTGTAGGTGGCGTAGACGATCGCGGTGGTCGTGTTCTGCAGCATGGAGGCCCCCGCGGGACCGAAGAGGAAGGGGTCGTCGGGGAGCCACGTCCGCCAGAGCGTGTCGTTCTCCTTGGTCACCTCGGGGCCGCCCACGTTGAGGCGGTACACTGTCTCCAGCGCGTCCTTCGGCCACGCGGCTTTGTCGGGGGCCGCCGCGCCTGCGCCCACCGGCGTCACGCTGCCGTTCCACAGCAGCTCCGCTGGAGCCGGGAACAGTTCGACGGCGTTGACGAACGCGGCCGAGCCGGCGTCCGGAGTGAACGTGACGCGGAATTCACCGGAGGCGCCTGCCGGGACGAAGAACTCCTTGACGACGCCGGCGCTCGGCGGCGAGAAGGAGGACAGCACGGTGTACGCGTCCTGAAGCCGAACAGAGACCGCGAAGCGCGCGGAGGAGATGCTGACGGTGGACGGCGAGGCAGGGGAGAAAGGGAAGAAGTGGAGGCGGAGGACGAGGAACGCGGCCTGCCCGGCGGAGTCGGAGAAAGAAAGCCTGTACGAGAAGGCGGAGCTGGAAGCGCGCGCAGCGGCGTAGAGCCGGGAGGCGGCGCTGTTGGGGCTGGCGTTCGTCACCGCCGCGACGCTTTTGGTGGTCAGGTAACGGTCGTCCGGGGTGAAGGTGCGGGCTGGGTTGTCGCGTGGGAAGGTGACGGTGGAGCCGGCGCCGCAggcgaggaagaaggagaaggccgGGGAGAAGGCGGCCAGGGCGGTGGACGGGAGGAAggtggcgaggaggaggaggacgaggacagcCATTGTGAGTGGAGGCGTGCCGGCTGAGGGGGTGGCAGGCGACGGAGGGGATAAGCGAGTGCGGCGAGGACGACTGAGTGGTGTGTGGAGTCGGGCACGGGGAAGGGACTTGTGGATGGTGGGAAGACACGGGGACGGTGGACAGGAGCCCTGGACTGGAGTGGAGTGGACGGAGACTAGCGAGCTGGTTGCCTGGTTGGGTCATTCCAAATTTCTTTGTGCGTCCACTGGTCAGTGGTCACCCATGTGTTCATTCGGTTGGAAAGGCGGCTTTGCTTTAGTTTTGTTCTCTTCTttgggaaggaggaagaaggtaggCTCCTACGGTATTAAATTTTCAAACCTCAATCAATGAATCGATACACACTAACCGtcttctagtttttttttttccagaAAGAGTCTATCTACTGTACACACGTGTGTTTTAACATAAGccaacacatggttgttggctgTATGTAAAACACACAGATTTCAACATAGGAAAAACCATGTGTTTTTACACTAGTTAGCACATGGTTGTTAGATGCCTAAGAAACACACGAATTGAAACACTGAAAAAAAAACGTGTGTTTTAAGATAATGCAACACATAAATTCCATCAGACAAACAAGGCCCACAATTGTTGTTCAGCCCAATACAGACATACCAGAGAGGCCCACTAACTAAGAAGGCAGAGAGGCACAATATCAGCAAAGAGTAGTTCAGCCCAGAGCCCAATAACCAAGAAGACAGAGAGACCCACTAAAGACATAGATGAGATCAGATCAGAGCAGGGGAAAGGAGAAAAGAACCGACAGATCAAAGATGAAGATCTCCTCTGCGTGGGGACAAGCAGACCAGAGTAAAGGGGCAACCAACCAACAGATTGAAGGGGATAAAgaagtggctaacctcaacatcCAAGGTAAGCACGCCCGTTTCCTCATGAAGATGTAATCCAAAACTGCTAGTATTTGCTGCAAACAAATTCAGGAATCAGAAATATAGAATCACAAATTCAGGAACTCAGGAAACAAAATTACAGAATACCGAAAAACAAATTGCACATTTAAAATAGTGCAACTAATATTTGctgctaatgcaattatactgATTTAACAAGCATTTTTTGATGTTGGATGTTTTAACAGAATAAGAACCAAGGAAGAGGTATAAGACAGGAGCAAATGTCAGAGCCACAATATCAGATTCAAAATTCTGAGCAAGTGTAAGGATACAACAATAATGATTTGTCTTTTGGAAAACAATGGCCAATTAAATATGGTCGTTAACCACCGTCAACAATGATCAACAGATGAAAAACGAAATTTATCAATCAAAAGGAGGGATGCAGTCAAATTCAATGGTCAATTAATTTATGTAATTGCATATGCTGAGAACTAAAATTGCAGTGCCCAATAGCTGCAATtaacattgttggtgattgcaaTTGTGTAAACTGAATGTTTTATTTGTCTGGTTTACATCAACAGGAGATTTTACTAAACCTGCAGCTTACTAAATTACAGAAAAGCAGCAGTGACAGCACAGAAAACATATATTCATGGTACTGAACCAATTTAGAGCGGGGGAATAAAATTGTCCTATAAACCAATCGATTTGTCTTTTGGATGGAATTCCTAAGCATACTACAAGACAACAAGTGGAACCAAGCTCCAAGATCAGCATATAATGGTATCATAACAAATCACAAAAAATAGATGTCATCATGTTTTAGCACTGATTATAGGAAACAACTTTTTCCTATGAAAAGAACAAGAACAAATAAGAGGTTTGTGTagacacaaatcacaattaacaaagttcaagatatgttagcacaaatcacaagaaataattttttttctatgaaaggactacgacaaaaaggaggtgtgtgttggcacaaaaaataagaaaaaaatcacaaagttaaCAAAGATGTggtgtgtgctagcacaaatcacaatgaacaattttttctatgaaaagacAAGGACAAAATTGATGACCAGGCCGTTAACAATCCATCTTCAATTCTCAGTGATGATATACCTTAAGGATGACCAGGTTGCTTACCTTGTTGTTGCATGCATTCCACAAAGTAAACACAATTGCCCAGCCCAATAGTGA
It encodes:
- the LOC136450148 gene encoding probable receptor-like protein kinase At5g24010, translating into MAVLVLLLLATFLPSTALAAFSPAFSFFLACGAGSTVTFPRDNPARTFTPDDRYLTTKSVAAVTNASPNSAASRLYAAARASSSAFSYRLSFSDSAGQAAFLVLRLHFFPFSPASPSTVSISSARFAVSVRLQDAYTVLSSFSPPSAGVVKEFFVPAGASGEFRVTFTPDAGSAAFVNAVELFPAPAELLWNGSVTPVGAGAAAPDKAAWPKDALETVYRLNVGGPEVTKENDTLWRTWLPDDPFLFGPAGASMLQNTTTAIVYATYTRELAPDVVYKTQRAANVSAAGLGAVPPRFNVTWTFSAEPGSNYLVRLHFCDYEPPSSVVGVVIVFNVFVAQAIGTQDFTPTQTQANTALYMDYEATAPISGNLTVSIGMSAKSSQGGFLNGLEIMKVRPSESRGSSRRVLIIALSTVLGASVLAAAALCLFFVVRRKRRMARPAPLEKESSKPLPWSQESFGWVLEPSSRSGEGTTGAMQRVSTQLHIPLEELRSATDNFHERNLIGVGGFGNVYRGALRDGTRVAVKRATRASRQGLPEFQTEIVVLSRIRHRHLVSLIGYCNEQAEMILVYEYMEKGTLRSHLYGPDSDGEAPLSWKQRLEVCIGAARGLHYLHTGYSENIIHRDVKSTNILLGDGFIAKVADFGLSRIGPSFGETHVSTAVKGSFGYLDPEYFKTQQLTDRSDVYSFGVVLFEVLCARPVIDQALERDQINLAEWAVGWQRRGQLDRIADPRILGEVNENSLRKFAETAERCLADYGLERPSMGDVLWNLEYCLQLQETHVRRDAFEDSGAVGAQFPEDVVVPRWVPLSTSFMTTDDPDDTVVTDVGVANSKVFSQLSSGEGR